The Enterobacter oligotrophicus sequence TGATCGCACTGCACGAGTCAGAAGGGCAATTTACCGAAACGCAGGCGCGCGAGTTTGTTCATGAAGCGCTGGAAACGTTCCGCTGGCACCGCCATGCAACGGTCGATCAGGATACGTACCTGGCCCTGAGCAATGAGCACCGCCTGATTGCCGATGTGGTCTGCTTCCCCGGCTGCCACATTAACCATCTTACGCCGCGCACGCTGGATATCGACCGGGTGCAGGAACTGATGCCGAAGTACGGCATTGAGCCGAAAATTCTGATTGAAGGGCCACCGCGTCGTGAAGTGCCTATTTTGCTGCGCCAGACCAGCTTTAAGGCGCTGGAGGAGCCGGTACTTTTTTCCGGCGAACATAAAGGCACGCACACGGCGCGTTTCGGTGAGATTGAACAGCGGGGAGTGGCACTCACGCCAAAAGGCCGTGAGCTGTACGACAGCCTGCTCGGACAGGCCGGGACGGGCAAAGACAACCTGACGCACCAGCTTCACCTGCGGGACATGTTCAGTGCCTTCCCGGACAGCGAGATGTTTCTGCGCCGACAGGAACTGGCCTATTTCCGTTATCGTCTGACACCTGCAGGCGAGGCGCACCGTCACGCCTTTCGTCCTGGCGACGATCCGCAACCGCTGATCGAGCGGGGCTGGGTGGTGGCGCAGCCGATCACGTATGAAGATTTTCTGCCCGTCAGCGCGGCAGGGATTTTCCAGTCAAATCTCGGCAACGAAACCCAGGCACGCAGCCACGGCAATGCCAGCCGCGAGGCTTTCGAAGCGGCGCTGGGCCGCCCGGTGCATGACGAGTTCACGCTCTACCAGGAGGCGGAAACCCGCAGCAAACAGCGTTGCGGTTTGCTCTGAAATCGTTACTCTTCAGGGGTGTGATGGAAAAAGAAGGCCGGTATGCAAAATCCCTCCGCCCCTGTGGTTGAAACGCGCCAGGGCGCACTGATTGGTTTCACTGATGACGATGTGTATGCGTGGTATGGCATCCCTTATGCCGCACCGCCTGTTGGTCAATGGCGCTGGCGCGCTCCGCGGCCGCCCGAAAACCGGGAGGGCGTGCGCCAGGCGACGGCATTTTCTGCATCAAGCTGGCAAAACAGCGAATATTGCCAGGAACTGGGGGGCGGCGATCCCGGCCAGTTCTCCGAAGATTGTCTTTACCTTAACGTCTGGTCGCCCGTCTCGCGTGCTTCTCCACTGCCGGTGATGGTCTGGCTGCACGGCGGAGGGTTTACCATCGGCGCGGGTGGCCTGCCTCCCTATCACGGCAGGGCGCTGGCAAAGCGTAATGTGATCGTGGTGACGATCAATTACCGGCTCGGCCATCTCGGTTTTTTTGCGCATCCTGCACTGGAAGGTGAAGACGATCGCGTGGTGCATAACTTTGCACTGCTTGACCAAATCGCGGCCCTTAACTGGGTGCGAGACAACATTGCAGCGTTTGGTGGCGATCCTGACAACATCACGCTGTTTGGGGAATCTGCCGGTGCGCGCAGCGTGCTCTCGCTGCTGGCATCCCCTCTGGCGGAAGGATTGTTCCACAAAGCCATTGTGCAGAGCGGGTATACCTTGCCGGATACGCCGCGTGAACAGGCGCTGAAACAAGGGGAAGCGCTGGCCCGCCATTTTGGGCTTGAGAATGCCACTGCAGAACAGCTACGCGCCATTCCTGCTGACGCGTTCTGGCCGCTTGAGTCACCGCTGAATATCGCCCCGGCTCCCATTGTGGGGGATTGCGTTCTGCCGGAGGCCATGCTTGATGTCTTCTTTGCTGCCCGCCAGCATCCTGTTCCGGTGATGATCGGTTCGAACAGCGATGAGGCGAGCGTGATGGCGGTGTTCGGCGTTGATCTCGCCGGGCAGATTCAAAAACTTCGCCGCGAAAGACGTTTTGGTCTGGGGCTGATTAAGCTGCTTTATCCTGGCGTGAAGGGGGATGAAGAACTGGGGCGGCAGGTTTGCCGGGATATGGCTTTTACCACTATGGGCTACGTTGTCATGCAGGCGCAGCAGCGCGTTGGCGGGCTGTGCTGGCGCTACTGGTTTGACTATGTGGCAGAAGCCGAACACGCGACCTACATTAACGGTGCCTGGCACGGCAACGAAGTGCCTTATGTGTTTGACACACTCGGTGAAGTGGAGCCTTCGCGCCACTATGTGAACGAACGCGACCGCCAGTTTTCTGCCCAGGTCGCGGATTATTGGGTGAACTTCGCACGTGAAGCAGGGACTCGCGATATCTTACCGGGGCCAACGCACTGGCCTGCGTGCCGTAAAGGACGTGACGTTCTGTTACGTATAGGTGTGAATAAACATGCAGGTTTCAGGCTTGAAAACCGTTTTATGCGCGCCCGAATGAGCCTTTTCAAACGGGTAATGAAACACCACGTCAGTCTCGACTAAGCAGGCAGTCGCGAAACGCAATAAGGCCATTCTCGTCGCTTTGCGTGTCGCGCATTACCAGGCGGTAACTGGCACCCGTTTTAATGCTTGAGTCAAAAGGCCGCGACAGCCGTCCGGCGCGGATATCTTCCGCCACCAGCGTTTCATCGGCAATGGCCACGCCCAGTCCCTGGATGGCGGCCGTAATGGCGAGATCCATCGTATCGAAGTGTTGATTTTTGTGCATGGTAAAAGTCGGTATCGCCTGTTTTGCTAGCCACAGCGACCAGTCGGTCTTATCCCTTGTGGGATGCAGGAAGGTGAGCGACTCCAGCGCCACGCCCGACCGCAGCGGGCTAATTACCGGCGTTAACGCCTCTTCAAACAGCAGATCGCCCGCACTCATATGTGTGCCAAAGACAATGGCCGCGTCATAGGACTCCGTTTTGAAATTGACGTTATGATCGGTCGTTGTAGTGAGTGCAATTTGCAGGTCCGGCTGCTCACGCTCCACCTTTAACAGACGCGGCACCAGCCAGCGCATGGCGCAGGTCGGCGCTTTCAGGCGAATCACGGTCTGGTGAGCGCGGGCCCGGTCGGCGATGGTCAGCAGGTGCTCAAAGGCTGATTGCAGCTCCGGCAGCAGGGCGCTGCCCTGAGAAGAGAGGCGTAAACCGCGCGCGTGGCGTTCAAAGAGCGGAAACCCGAACCACGCTTCAAGAGAGGCAATTTTACGGCTCACGGCCCCCTGCGTCAGACACAATTCTCCGGCGGCATGGGTGAGATTCAGATGCCGCGCAGTGACTAAAAATGCGTCTACGGCATTGAGCGGGAATGAACGGCGCGA is a genomic window containing:
- a CDS encoding VOC family protein, with translation MANTITADDIREHFSQAMSAMYQQEVPQYGTLLELVADVNLAVLENNPQLHEQLANADELARLNVERHGAIRVGTAQELSTLRRMFAIMGMYPVSYYDLSQAGVPVHSTAFRPIDDAALCRNPFRIFTSLLRLELIDNADLRQRAADILSRRNIFTPRCLELIALHESEGQFTETQAREFVHEALETFRWHRHATVDQDTYLALSNEHRLIADVVCFPGCHINHLTPRTLDIDRVQELMPKYGIEPKILIEGPPRREVPILLRQTSFKALEEPVLFSGEHKGTHTARFGEIEQRGVALTPKGRELYDSLLGQAGTGKDNLTHQLHLRDMFSAFPDSEMFLRRQELAYFRYRLTPAGEAHRHAFRPGDDPQPLIERGWVVAQPITYEDFLPVSAAGIFQSNLGNETQARSHGNASREAFEAALGRPVHDEFTLYQEAETRSKQRCGLL
- a CDS encoding carboxylesterase/lipase family protein — translated: MQNPSAPVVETRQGALIGFTDDDVYAWYGIPYAAPPVGQWRWRAPRPPENREGVRQATAFSASSWQNSEYCQELGGGDPGQFSEDCLYLNVWSPVSRASPLPVMVWLHGGGFTIGAGGLPPYHGRALAKRNVIVVTINYRLGHLGFFAHPALEGEDDRVVHNFALLDQIAALNWVRDNIAAFGGDPDNITLFGESAGARSVLSLLASPLAEGLFHKAIVQSGYTLPDTPREQALKQGEALARHFGLENATAEQLRAIPADAFWPLESPLNIAPAPIVGDCVLPEAMLDVFFAARQHPVPVMIGSNSDEASVMAVFGVDLAGQIQKLRRERRFGLGLIKLLYPGVKGDEELGRQVCRDMAFTTMGYVVMQAQQRVGGLCWRYWFDYVAEAEHATYINGAWHGNEVPYVFDTLGEVEPSRHYVNERDRQFSAQVADYWVNFAREAGTRDILPGPTHWPACRKGRDVLLRIGVNKHAGFRLENRFMRARMSLFKRVMKHHVSLD
- a CDS encoding LysR family transcriptional regulator — protein: MSRRSFPLNAVDAFLVTARHLNLTHAAGELCLTQGAVSRKIASLEAWFGFPLFERHARGLRLSSQGSALLPELQSAFEHLLTIADRARAHQTVIRLKAPTCAMRWLVPRLLKVEREQPDLQIALTTTTDHNVNFKTESYDAAIVFGTHMSAGDLLFEEALTPVISPLRSGVALESLTFLHPTRDKTDWSLWLAKQAIPTFTMHKNQHFDTMDLAITAAIQGLGVAIADETLVAEDIRAGRLSRPFDSSIKTGASYRLVMRDTQSDENGLIAFRDCLLSRD